The sequence TAATTCTATCAACGTCTCAATGCACGCTGCGATTAATCACGTGTACGCCTTCACGAAGCGCCACCTATACACTTCCCGTGGCCGTCGCGCCGGTCTTGCTTCACCGAGATCTGACGATGAAGGTCGTATCCGTCTGGGCTCGTGTGCCGAGCGTCACAGACTTTGTTTCGGTCAGTTTACTGACCCACCCAGTTCCAACATCCACCTCAATTTCGGCGTGGTTTTCCAACCCAACGGCTTGTAGAAATCCTTTCTCCGGCACGTGTTTGCCTTTCCGTGCAGCGAGATCCTTTACGAGCGATCGCATGATTCGGTCGGTCTGCTCGCGATCAGCCGATTGATTCCAATGCAGAACTGCGTGTTCCGATCGCCGGTTGAACGACTTGAGCACAATGTCGGCGCGAGTCGGAAAGGGATCACCTCCGAGTGGATTCTCGAGGAAGCCTTGATACTCGTAGGGCTGGTCCCATGTGTACGTTCGTCCGAGAATCCTAAAATAGAGCTGCGCATCTCGTGTGCAGACTTGCTCGACCTGGGCTTTGGTCGAAAACATGGTATCCCACTGTGCCCGTAAGTTTGTCATTATACCTTGGTTAGGTTGCCCGCGCTGCGAATCTGATCGCTTGGCCAAGAGGCCGTCTAGATTCCTCAGCATTTCACTGCGCAATACTTCCCAATTGTGGACGCCGGTGATGGCGCCTCGAGGGTCGATCTGAAGCACGATCTGTACGCCTTGCATGAGACCTACAACTTGTCGCAGAACCGATTCGGATGGAGCAGGGACGTCAAAGGTGGTTGCACCTACAGTCCATCCCACAAGGTATCCTTGGGTGCTCACGTGGAGAACTTCAAGGGAGAAACGGGTGTGAGTCTTTCCCGATACCGCGGACCGGCCATTGAGTGATTTATCGCGTACCCGCGTAACCATCAGCTCAATCTTGTCGCCCTTATTCCAGTGAGGGATGATCTCTACAGACTGAGGTGGGATTTTCTCAAAGCCCCAGAGGGGGAGGCAGAGCAAGATGAGCACTGCCGCGCGGGCGATCAATGATCCGGGAATGCCTTCACGAGCATGAGTGATTGTTGGCTCACAGGCGTTCTTCTTCAAGTTGTGTATATCGAACCGGGTACAGATTGTTTGAAACGCAGATGCAGAGCAAACGACTCAGGTGTCATGCTACCCCAGCGACCAAATCCACTATGACAGCGGTATTCTCCGACTTCAAGAACGATCACGTGATCGTTGACCCATCCGAAAAGATAGCGGAGGATTGGATAAGAGACAGGCCGACTTTCGCACGTTGACCAACTTGCAGACAATCGGCCCGCTTCTGATGCACGAATCAATTCACGCATGAGGTGAAACCGGTTTGCATCTTGGTGATTGACGGTACCTGGCATTTCTCCCCCTTGACTCGCCTAGTGGCTGAGGCGTAGTGTATGAATATCCTTTCACTACCGCCTCATTCTGGAGGTGGTGACGATGGTCCTCCCTGGAGCACAGTTCCGACGGTCTGGACCTGCTGTGTGTGCGCTTCTCCCTAAACAGGCTCCTTCATCCGATATCACTGCCTTGACACACTGGCGTGCAGGGCCGTGCCTCATCTCCAGAAGCCAAATGAATCCGGACACTGGATACCGGGGACAGCGGAAATCGGTGCTGGCCATAAAGGACTCGCGTACCATGGTGCGCGAGAGGGTGATGTATGGCATTGGCATATTGGGGAATCGTGACTGGTCTCTTGGTCTTGGTGGTCATGCTCTTGGTGTGCATGGACGTCCTCGCATCGAAGAGCCTCAAGAGTCGAGCAACGTCAACACAGGCTGATGGCAAGTCGAGGGATGGTCAGGCGAGGCCGTCAGCGGCCAGCCAGCATGCTGCATAATGACGGCTGGATGTTGGCTCTCTTCTCGAGCGCGGCGCAGCGTGTATGCTGGAGAGGTTCGATTTGGAACGGGAGATGTGCGTCTGATCAACAGTTGAATTACTCATGAACCTTCATGACAGGAGGTGCTATGGGTCCGACGAAAGCAATCGTGAGAGC is a genomic window of Candidatus Nitrospira kreftii containing:
- a CDS encoding hypothetical protein (conserved protein of unknown function), with the protein product MKKNACEPTITHAREGIPGSLIARAAVLILLCLPLWGFEKIPPQSVEIIPHWNKGDKIELMVTRVRDKSLNGRSAVSGKTHTRFSLEVLHVSTQGYLVGWTVGATTFDVPAPSESVLRQVVGLMQGVQIVLQIDPRGAITGVHNWEVLRSEMLRNLDGLLAKRSDSQRGQPNQGIMTNLRAQWDTMFSTKAQVEQVCTRDAQLYFRILGRTYTWDQPYEYQGFLENPLGGDPFPTRADIVLKSFNRRSEHAVLHWNQSADREQTDRIMRSLVKDLAARKGKHVPEKGFLQAVGLENHAEIEVDVGTGWVSKLTETKSVTLGTRAQTDTTFIVRSR